From Chiloscyllium punctatum isolate Juve2018m chromosome 36, sChiPun1.3, whole genome shotgun sequence, the proteins below share one genomic window:
- the LOC140460156 gene encoding uncharacterized protein has translation MEGESSDRLVDKPHTCTGCGLTIILSPDLERHVHCHSEEDPGEGGHGETGFSSLSVLEDGQRPATEESGFTYCACGKGLSYPSNLQAHKWVHCDKTPWRCSDRAKGTKSPQETKRGQCRHTGQRPFSCSVCGKGFTQLSDLQRHWKSHSVQPLLECSSCGKEFTRSSSLLRHQRFHIDAQGFQSSDKRNPKQRRHQLQGVGERPFACPACGRKFACTSHLLTHQRVHTGERPFPCRDCGKEFAQASNRETHQRVHTGEKPFTCSVCGKGFAWSSALLTHQRVHTGERPFTCSVCGKGFIQSSALLTHQRIHTGERPFTCSVCGKGFVLSSKLLTHQQVHTDERPFPCSTCGKCFKSTKSLVIHQRYHAAVRPFTCSECGKGFTDSSYLLRHQRVHTDERPFTCSVCGKGFIRSSHLLRHQRVHPAS, from the coding sequence ATGGAAGGAGAAAGCAGCGACCGACTGGTGGACAAACCACACACTTGTACCGGGTGTGGTCTCACCATCATCCTTTCGCCTGACCTGGAGAGACACGTGCACTGTCACAGCGAGGAGGATCCAGGGGAAGGTGGGCACGGCGAGACAGGATTCAGCTCACTCTCCGTGTTGGAAGATGGTCAGCGTCCTGCCACTGAGGAGAGTGGGTTTACCTACTGTGCATGTGGGAAGGGTTTGTCCTATCCCTCCAACCTACAGGCACACAAGTGGGTTCACTGTGACAAGACACCGTGGAGATGTTCTGACCGTGCCAAGGGCACCAAGAGCCCGCAGGAGACAAAGCGAGGCCAATGCCGACACACTGGGCAGAGGCCTTTCTCCTGCTcggtgtgtgggaagggattcactcagctATCTGACCTGCAGAGGCACTGGAAGAGCCACTCTGTTCAGCCGCTCCTCGAGTGCTCCTCTTGTGGGAAAGAGTTCACTCGATCATCTTCCCTCCTGAGGCACCAGCGGTTTCACATCGATGCACAAGGGTTTCAGAGTTCTGATAAACGCAACCCGAAGCAGAGGAGACATCAGCTGCAGGGAGTTGGCGAGAGGCCATTCGCCTGCCCCGCGTGTGGCAGAAAGTTTGCCTGcacctcccacctgctgacccaccagcgggtccacacgggggagaggccgttcccctgccGAGACTGCGGGAAGGAGTTTGCCCAGGCTTCCAACCGGGAAacacaccagcgggtccacactggggagaagccgtTTACCTGCTCAGTGTGCGGGAAAGGATTCGCTTGGTCGTCCGCCCtcctgacccaccagcgggtccacaccggggagaggccgttcacctgctcagtgtgtgggaaagggtTCATTCAATCCTCCGCCCTCCTGACCCACCAGCGCATCCACACTGgcgagaggccgttcacctgctctgtgtgcgGGAAGGGATTCGTTCTGTCCTCCAAACTACTGacccaccagcaggtccacaccgacGAGAGACCGTTCCCCTGTTCGACCTGCGGGAAGTGTTTTAAAAGCACCAAAAGCCTGGTGATACACCAGCGCTATCACGCTGCAGTGCGACCATTCACCTGCTCGGAGTGCGGGAAGGGATTTACAGACTCGTCCTACCTCCTGAGGCACCAGCGAGTCCACACAGACGAGAGGCCGTTCACTTgctccgtgtgtgggaagggcttcattcggtcctcccacctcctgaggcaccagcgagttcacccTGCTTCCTAG